From one Gadus morhua chromosome 8, gadMor3.0, whole genome shotgun sequence genomic stretch:
- the kcnmb3 gene encoding calcium-activated potassium channel subunit beta-3, translating into MFLSATAPRGSYNVPININLQGARKRPTRGLLQSRPVQEQMWKVADDGGLKAQIPVSSAGEDRAVLLGFTMMAFSVLMFFVVGITTVKPYLNSNWVERGGCVLVQVELLQDWVECRGVSIMPCLRVTVNHSASGRASLLHHHEDALILAPQCFYIPKCKMEAAALQAEALVVKDNLGEQLGQSLACLTDPAKHRGHALLHRKYSLRRALLALLWPSLMLGGGALLVVLVKLTQQLGLVHRDLGRRGPEDRPLHVQT; encoded by the exons ATGTTCTTGAGCGCGACGGCTCCTCGTGGATCCTACAACGTCCCCATCAACATCAACCTGCAGGGAGCGCGCAAGAGGCCCACGAG aggGCTGCTCCAGTCACGGCCAGTGCAGGAGCAGATGTGGAAGGTGGCTGATGATGGCGGCCTCAAGGCCCAGATTCCCGTATCCAGTGCTGGGGAGGACAGGGCCGTTCTACTTGGCTTCACCATGATGGCCTTCTCCGTTTTAATGTTCTTCGTGGTGGGAATCACCACAGTCAAGCCCTATTTGAACAG CAACTGGGTGGAGCGCGGCGGCTGCGTGCTGGTCCAGGTGGAGCTCCTGCAGGACTGGGTGGAGTGCCGGGGGGTGAGCATCATGCCCTGCCTCCGGGTCACCGTCAACCACAGCGCCTCCGGCCGGGCCAGCCTCCTGCACCACCACGAGGACGCCCTGATCCTGGCGCCCCAG TGCTTCTACATCCCCAAGTGTAAGATGGAGGCGGCGGCACTGCAAGCCGAGGCCCTGGTGGTGAAGGACAACCTGGGAGAGCAGCTGGGCCAGAGCCTGGCTTGTCTCACGGACCCCGCCAAGCACCGGGGCCACGCCTTGTTGCACAGGAAGTACTCCCTGAGGAGggccctgctggccctgctGTGGCCCAGCCTCATGCTAGGTGGAGGGGCCCTGCTGGTGGTACTAGTGAAGCTCACCCAGCAGCTCGGCCTCGTTCACCGGGACCTGGGCCGGAGGGGCCCCGAGGACCGGCCCCTCCACGTCCAGACCTAG